In one window of Musa acuminata AAA Group cultivar baxijiao chromosome BXJ3-2, Cavendish_Baxijiao_AAA, whole genome shotgun sequence DNA:
- the LOC103975351 gene encoding V-type proton ATPase subunit B 2 isoform X1, whose translation MGEAKKLVDMEEGSLEIGMEYRTVSGVAGPLVILEKVKGPKYQEIVNIRLGDGTIRRGQVLEVDGEKAVVQVFEGTSGIDNKYTTVQFTGEVLKTPVSLDMLGRIFNGSGKPIDNGPPILPEAYLDISGSSINPSERTYPEEMIQTGISTIDVMNSIARGQKIPLFSAAGLPHNEIAAQICCQAGLVKRLEKSDNLLEQDEEDNFAIVFAAMGVNMETAQFFKRDFEENGSMERVTLFLNLANDPTIERIITPRIALTTAEYLAYECGKHVLVILTDMSSYADALREVSAAREEVPGRRGYPGYMYTDLATIYERAGRIEGRKGSITQIPILTMPNDDITHPTPDLTGYITEGQIYIDRQLHNRQIYPPINVLPSLSRLMKSAIGEGMTRRDHADVSNQLYANYAIGKDVQAMKAVVGEEALSSEDLLYLEFLDKFERKFVAQGAYDTRNIFQSLDLAWTLLRIFPRELLHRIPAKTLDQYYSRDAAH comes from the exons ATGGGCGAGGCAAAGAAGCTCGTAGACATGGAGGAGGGATCCCTGGAAATTGGCATGG AGTACAGGACTGTTTCTGGAGTTGCAGGACCTCTAGTCATCTTGGAGAAAGTGAAG GGCCCCAAGTACCAGGAGATTGTTAATATACGATTAGGAGATGGCACCATACGACGCGGTCAGGTCCTGGAAGTCGATGGTGAAAAAGCTGTTGTACAG GTTTTTGAAGGAACTTCGGGTATCGACAACAAATACACCACTGTCCAATTCACTGGCGAG GTTTTGAAAACACCTGTGTCTCTTGATATGCTTGGAAGAATTTTCAATGGTTCTGGAAAGCCTATTGATAATGGCCCTCCAATTTTACCTGAGGCTTATTTGGATATATCTG GAAGTTCTATCAATCCCAGTGAACGAACCTATCCTGAAGAAATGATCCAAACTGGAATATCTACCATTGATGTTATGAATTCCATTGCTCGAGGACAGAAGATCCCCCTTTTTTCTGCTGCCGGTCTCCCTCACAATGAAATAGCTGCTCAGATTTGTTGTCAGGCTGGTCTTGTGAAGCGTCTTGAAAAATCTGACAATCTTTTAGAG CAGGATGAAGAGGACAACTTTGCTATCGTATTTGCTGCTATGGGAGTAAATATGGAAACTGCACAATTCTTTAAACGTGATTTTGAAGAAAATGGTTCAATGGAGAGAGTGACTCTTTTTCTAAATTTG GCAAATGACCCCACAATTGAGCGCATTATTACTCCACGAATTGCACTCACAACAGCAGAATATTTAGCTTATGAATGTGGAAAACATGTCCTTGTCATCCTAACTGACATGAGCTCGTATGCAGATGCACTTCGTGAG GTATCAGCAGCTCGAGAAGAAGTGCCCGGTAGACGTGGTTATCCAGGGTATATGTACACTGATCTGGCAACAATATATGAGCGTGCTGGCCGTATAGAGGGAAGAAAAGGCTCTATCACACAGATACCCATATTAACCATGCCAAATGATG ATATTACCCACCCCACCCCTGATCTTACTGGTTACATCACTGAAGGCCAAATTTATATTGATAGGCAACTCCATAATCGACAG ATATATCCTCCTATCAATGTCCTTCCTTCTCTTTCTCGATTGATGAAG AGTGCTATTGGTGAGGGCATGACCCGTCGTGATCATGCTGATGTCTCTAACCAG CTCTATGCCAATTATGCCATCGGAAAGGATGTTCAAGCAATGAAAGCAGTTGTGGGAGAGGAGGCACTATCGTCTGAGGatttg CTCTACCTTGAGTTCCTAGACAAGTTTGAAAGAAAATTTGTCGCTCAAGGGGCCTATGACACTCGTAACATCTTCCAGTCACTTGATCTTGCATGGACTCTCCTGCGTATCTTCCCTCGCGAACTTCTCCACCGCATACCTGCAAAGACGTTAGATCAGTACTACAGCAGAGATGCCGCCCACTGA
- the LOC103975351 gene encoding V-type proton ATPase subunit B 2 isoform X2 yields MGEAKKLVDMEEGSLEIGMEYRTVSGVAGPLVILEKVKGPKYQEIVNIRLGDGTIRRGQVLEVDGEKAVVQVFEGTSGIDNKYTTVQFTGEVLKTPVSLDMLGRIFNGSGKPIDNGPPILPEAYLDISGSSINPSERTYPEEMIQTGISTIDVMNSIARGQKIPLFSAAGLPHNEIAAQICCQAGLVKRLEKSDNLLEDEEDNFAIVFAAMGVNMETAQFFKRDFEENGSMERVTLFLNLANDPTIERIITPRIALTTAEYLAYECGKHVLVILTDMSSYADALREVSAAREEVPGRRGYPGYMYTDLATIYERAGRIEGRKGSITQIPILTMPNDDITHPTPDLTGYITEGQIYIDRQLHNRQIYPPINVLPSLSRLMKSAIGEGMTRRDHADVSNQLYANYAIGKDVQAMKAVVGEEALSSEDLLYLEFLDKFERKFVAQGAYDTRNIFQSLDLAWTLLRIFPRELLHRIPAKTLDQYYSRDAAH; encoded by the exons ATGGGCGAGGCAAAGAAGCTCGTAGACATGGAGGAGGGATCCCTGGAAATTGGCATGG AGTACAGGACTGTTTCTGGAGTTGCAGGACCTCTAGTCATCTTGGAGAAAGTGAAG GGCCCCAAGTACCAGGAGATTGTTAATATACGATTAGGAGATGGCACCATACGACGCGGTCAGGTCCTGGAAGTCGATGGTGAAAAAGCTGTTGTACAG GTTTTTGAAGGAACTTCGGGTATCGACAACAAATACACCACTGTCCAATTCACTGGCGAG GTTTTGAAAACACCTGTGTCTCTTGATATGCTTGGAAGAATTTTCAATGGTTCTGGAAAGCCTATTGATAATGGCCCTCCAATTTTACCTGAGGCTTATTTGGATATATCTG GAAGTTCTATCAATCCCAGTGAACGAACCTATCCTGAAGAAATGATCCAAACTGGAATATCTACCATTGATGTTATGAATTCCATTGCTCGAGGACAGAAGATCCCCCTTTTTTCTGCTGCCGGTCTCCCTCACAATGAAATAGCTGCTCAGATTTGTTGTCAGGCTGGTCTTGTGAAGCGTCTTGAAAAATCTGACAATCTTTTAGAG GATGAAGAGGACAACTTTGCTATCGTATTTGCTGCTATGGGAGTAAATATGGAAACTGCACAATTCTTTAAACGTGATTTTGAAGAAAATGGTTCAATGGAGAGAGTGACTCTTTTTCTAAATTTG GCAAATGACCCCACAATTGAGCGCATTATTACTCCACGAATTGCACTCACAACAGCAGAATATTTAGCTTATGAATGTGGAAAACATGTCCTTGTCATCCTAACTGACATGAGCTCGTATGCAGATGCACTTCGTGAG GTATCAGCAGCTCGAGAAGAAGTGCCCGGTAGACGTGGTTATCCAGGGTATATGTACACTGATCTGGCAACAATATATGAGCGTGCTGGCCGTATAGAGGGAAGAAAAGGCTCTATCACACAGATACCCATATTAACCATGCCAAATGATG ATATTACCCACCCCACCCCTGATCTTACTGGTTACATCACTGAAGGCCAAATTTATATTGATAGGCAACTCCATAATCGACAG ATATATCCTCCTATCAATGTCCTTCCTTCTCTTTCTCGATTGATGAAG AGTGCTATTGGTGAGGGCATGACCCGTCGTGATCATGCTGATGTCTCTAACCAG CTCTATGCCAATTATGCCATCGGAAAGGATGTTCAAGCAATGAAAGCAGTTGTGGGAGAGGAGGCACTATCGTCTGAGGatttg CTCTACCTTGAGTTCCTAGACAAGTTTGAAAGAAAATTTGTCGCTCAAGGGGCCTATGACACTCGTAACATCTTCCAGTCACTTGATCTTGCATGGACTCTCCTGCGTATCTTCCCTCGCGAACTTCTCCACCGCATACCTGCAAAGACGTTAGATCAGTACTACAGCAGAGATGCCGCCCACTGA
- the LOC135630650 gene encoding probable serine/threonine-protein kinase SIS8: protein MSRMKHLLRKLHIGGGGGGGGVDHQHHQRLGDPRRNPSPPPAASASSSSRGSGQEAASAGPDFRLFEEEYQVQLALAISASDPDGLEDPDSVQMKAAKRMSLGCSLGVGTAAADSVGVGGADESSMEFLSLRYRSYNVVNYDEKLKDGFYDVYGIISNSNLREKMPSLLDLQATSISDDIEYEVILVNQTRDHALQQLEKKAISIASKSKAEERGILTSGLVQKIADLVVHSMGGPVDDAIDMQRKWALKSCELRTTLNTIVLPLGSLEIGLSRHRALLFKVLADLINLPCKLVKGSYYTGTDEGAVNFIKVDYDSEYIVDLMGAPGTLIPTENPCIHLENSGNFLLGPETIEQTVKDLCLALDKVSSQFERKTDVLEGSYDNSLLSGHLGLQLEETSNLVSRPEDVDAKFDNDQIERCENELGKFCPSPSRRQDSLKPEEVISPSQRMKVNDVSKYVVTAAKNPEFAQKLHAVLLESGASPPPDLFYDLSPSLDLIEQDHRKGNYKEREGRSGTDLPVTGWTLNFQPLVSHASVAEHSNDTDNGKRNQHVGGESTYNIDKGIFGTSMSTSLVKANEWLVKNDVQVDGSSPHDFWSKFTGPVLDTAYVSTATCMKQVNVSSVPYEAESNVLGSSDAQYSQENAGSHSNPYKHGDIPSEDCQECAKNSTVKLLQDDPHGLSASDNIKRSIILDAVAEWEIPWEDLQIGERIGIGSYGEVYHADWHGTEVAVKKFLDQGLSGDALEQFRYEVKIMSRLRHPNVVLFMGAVTRPPNLSILTEFLPRGSLYRLLHRPNVQLDENRRLKMALDVAKGMNHLHTSHPTIVHRDLKSPNLLVDKNWVVKVSDFGLSRLKHHTFLSSKSTAGTPEWMAPEVLRNEPSNEKCDVYSFGVILWELATLRMPWSGMNPMQVVGAVGFQNRRLDIPEEVDPMVAQIITDCWQSEPNERPSFAQLMSCLKQLQKLVVGN, encoded by the exons ATGTCGAGGATGAAGCATCTTCTACGAAAGCTTCACatcggcggaggaggaggtggcggaggAGTCGACCACCAGCACCATCAACGGCTCGGTGATCCGAGGCGAAACCCTTCGCCGCcgcccgctgcctcggcctcgTCGAGTTCGAGAGGGAGCGGTCAGGAGGCGGCCTCGGCTGGGCCAGATTTCAGATTGTTCGAGGAGGAGTACCAGGTGCAGCTGGCGTTGGCGATCAGTGCCTCGGACCCTGACGGGCTCGAGGACCCGGATTCCGTGCAGATGAAGGCGGCCAAGCGGATGAGCCTGGGGTGCTCCCTTGGTGTTGGAACTGCCGCCGCGGACTCTGTTGGTGTTGGTGGTGCGGATGAGAGCTCGATGGAGTTCCTCTCGCTCCGGTACCGG AGCTACAATGTTGTTAACTATGATGAGAAGCTaaaggatggtttttatgatgtatATGGAATTATCTCAAATTCCAACCTAAGAGAAAAGATGCCTTCATTGTTAGATCTTCAAGCAACATCGATTTCAGATGACATTGAATATGAAGTAATTTTAGTGAACCAGACAAGAGATCATGCACTTCAACAACTTGAGAAGAAAGCAATCTCTATTGCTTCAAAAAGCAAAGCAGAAGAGCGTGGCATACTCACCAGTGGGCTAGTCCAGAAGATTGCAGATCTTGTTGTTCACAGTATGGGTGGCCCAGTTGATGATGCTATTGATATGCAAAGAAAGTGGGCTCTCAAAAGCTGTGAATTGCGGACTACTTTGAACACTATTGTTCTTCCTCTTGGTTCACTTGAAATTGGATTATCACGCCACAGGGCCTTACTCTTTAAG GTACTAGCTGATCTAATAAACCTCCCTTGTAAACTTGTAAAAGGCAGTTATTATACTGGTACTGATGAAGGGGCTGTGAACTTTATTAAAGTTGATTATGACAG TGAATATATTGTTGATCTTATGGGAGCTCCAGGCACATTAATTCCTACTGAGAACCCCTGCATTCATCTTGAAAATTCTGGAAACTTTCTGCTGGGCCCAGAAACCATTGAACAAACTGTCAAAGATTTATGCTTGGCCCTTGATAAAGTCAGTTCCCAGTTTGAGAGGAAAACAGATGTATTAGAAGGAAGTTATGATAACAGCTTATTATCGGGGCATCTTGGATTGCAGCTAGAAGAAACATCAAATTTAGTCAGTAGACCAGAAGAtgttgatgcaaaatttgataatGATCAAATTGAAAGATGTGAAAATGAACTTGGGAAATTTTGCCCTTCACCGAGTAGGCGACAAGACTCATTAAAACCTGAAGAAGTTATATCCCCTTCTCAAAGGATGAAAGTTAATGATGTTTCCAAATATGTAGTTACTGCAGCAAAGAACCCTGAATTTGCTCAGAAGTTGCATGCTGTTTTATTGGAAAGTGGTGCTTCACCTCCTCCAGATTTGTTTTATGACTTAAGCCCTTCACTAGATTTAATAGAACAGGACCATAGAAAAGGCAACTACAAGGAAAGAGAAGGGAGAAGTGGGACAGATTTACCTGTCACTGGTTGGACGTTAAACTTCCAGCCTTTAGTTTCACATGCATCAGTTGCAGAACACTCGAATGATACTGATAATGGAAAAAGGAATCAACATGTTGGTGGAGAATCCACATATAAtattgacaaaggcatatttggtaCGAGCATGTCTACATCTTTAGTAAAAGCAAATGAATGGTTAGTTAAAAATGATGTTCAGGTGGATGGAAGTTCTCCACATGATTTTTGGAGTAAATTCACCGGTCCAGTTCTTGATACTGCATATGTATCAACAGCTACATGCATGAAACAAGTGAATGTATCTTCTGTACCATATGAGGCTGAGTCAAATGTTCTTGGATCATCAGATGCACAATACTCTCAGGAAAATGCAGGAAGCCATTCTAATCCTTATAAACATGGAGATATTCCTTCAGAAGATTGTCAAGAATGTGCAAAGAATTCTACGGTCAAACTCTTACAAGATGATCCTCATGGCTTAAGTGCTTCTGACAATATAAAAAGAAGCATAATACTAGATGCTGTTGCCGAATGGGAGATACCATGGGAAGATCTTCAGATTGGAGAAAGAATTGGTATTG GCTCGTATGGGGAGGTTTATCATGCAGATTGGCATGGCACT GAGGTTGCCGTGAAGAAATTTTTGGATCAGGGTCTGTCTGGTGATGCATTGGAACAATTCAgatatgaa GTGAAAATCATGTCAAGGCTACGGCATCCCAATGTTGTTCTTTTTATGGGAGCAGTGACCCGTCCTCCAAATTTGTCAATACTAACAGAGTTTCTTCCAAG GGGCAGTTTATATAGGTTGTTGCATCGTCCTAATGTTCAACTTGATGAAAATCGACGACTGAAAATGGCACTGGATGTG GCCAAGGGGATGAATCACTTACATACTAGCCATCCAACTATCGTGCACCGGGATCTGAAGTCTCCAAATCTTCTTGTTGATAAAAATTGGGTGGTCAAG GTCAGTGATTTTGGCTTGTCAAGATTGAAGCATCACACCTTCTTGTCATCCAAGTCCACCGCCGGAACA CCGGAGTGGATGGCGCCGGAGGTATTACGAAATGAACCATCAAACGAGAA ATGTGATGTTTACAGTTTTGGTGTAATCCTGTGGGAATTAGCTACCTTGCGCATGCCATGGAGTGGAATGAACCCAATGCAAGTGGTTGGAGCAGTGGGTTTCCAAAATAGACGTCTTGACATACCTGAAGAGGTCGATCCAATGGTTGCACAAATAATAACTGATTGTTGGCAAAG TGAGCCAAACGAACGCCCATCTTTTGCCCAGCTTATGTCATGTCTTAAGCAATTGCAGAAGTTGGTCGTCGGAAACTGA